In Drosophila pseudoobscura strain MV-25-SWS-2005 chromosome 4, UCI_Dpse_MV25, whole genome shotgun sequence, the following proteins share a genomic window:
- the LOC6902632 gene encoding transcription factor SPT20 homolog isoform X10 — MATSTLQSPAASPSPSSTPSSVKNPQLKRVVYSKYRELLGSYNDKANAIIDTLPAYMVRQDRGFQLSELPLTADTKNCMESSYGQRGAGGGGSGGGGYEAPACVQNAMMTKDKKPFTYTPGGIDLSQIRSERMAKRLARNAQSEGATGAAQQNRPAQPQSPGGAPNAANAMGAAAMGMPFQVLPPPPPPPQPQTQGKNGSQFGAAAAAAPPPPPPQQPSTLAPPTGRLSAPGSPATARKSPTPQRFEPPPLGFRPEIKIPANPMAALRKVPPPVEKNTFWKDEYVKDRSKSPLPETTSTTSNQNGDYNGSNGSNYNNSDAVDGPKSFDNSSNNNCNSYSPYTPTQPQQPKTPPMQQQQQQQQAYQQQQYPTPPATPLQYQQEQQSPRQEFRSVAMPTSPAVSVYTRQTESPRSPFERQTESPRSPFEQQRSPAANSPLANAPQQQQQQQQQQQQQQQQQQQQQQQAAQSVPWRTQRAQPAPQQQQAPQHPQPIYNNVQQQQQQQQQQQQQQQQQQQQRSRDVFSPGRIETSAATNFNAQPLQQQNFGQQQTQYPGAAKPTNVGSLYIAPLAQPTEPQAQRILLQQQQQTPSRDSPMRQLPQQQQQQLQQQQQQQPQQPQSNQPLRWLSSQPASKEQAPWARPEENGNVLPSTLRQTTPAPQSQPQQPPQSQTSFYQPQLVQGNGYGPTAGPVSAPSAAIGQQNFGSHPQAGGLRLQINLNTNGSNNNTTQSGPRERIIPITLEQTPTYAAAQPNFGAPGGHIIRSANQFVDQGYNNYPAQSSHPHTQWREPSSQRVLSPNLQAPPTGNGISSSNGNANGARIIPISIEGGRGGPVSQSPVLLQNGNYNVYVHQCPLEAEILYRKNRLSDPRSPPIQSKSFRILQKITDTVDDGSGGEPPRQESPLQQPASLDEAGVPQLQRPQFARQMSAQQARNSPTIEQMRRLQLAQDQQQSGTPLAWSPQGNGVLAQNRFTPQRYDTPQQQSQQYVPPSEQQVPEPKKYTGSAIPSRSFKILQAMTTPENAGPGQSDL; from the exons CTATGGACAACGcggggcaggaggaggcggctcAGGAGGTGGAGGCTACGAGGCCCCGGCCTGCGTACAGAATGCGATGATGACAAAAGACAAGAAGCCGTTCACCTACACCCCAGGCGGCATAGATCTCTCCCAGATCCGGTCGGAGCGCATGGCCAAACGGTTGGCGCGCAACGCCCAGTCGGAGGGTGCCACAGGAGCCGCCCAACAAAACAGACCCGCCCAGCCACAATCGCCAGGGGGAGCCCCCAATGCGGCCAACGCGATGGGCGCAGCTGCCATGGGGATGCCTTTCCAggtgctgccgccgccgccaccgccaccgcaaCCACAGACACAGGGTAAGAACGGCTCTCAATttggtgccgctgctgctgctgcacccccaccaccacccccccaaCAACCCAGCACACTAGCGCCACCCACGGGCCGACTCAGTGCCCCAGGTTCGCCTGCCACGGCCCGCAAGTCTCCGACCCCGCAGCGCTTCGAGCCTCCCCCATTGGGCTTCCGTCCGGAAATCAAGATTCCGGCGAACCCAATGGCCGCTCTGCGAAAGGTCCCACCACCGGTGGAGAAGAACACATTCTGGAAGGATGAGTATGTCAAGGACCGCTCCAAGAGTCCCCTGCCAGAGACtaccagcaccaccagcaaccAAAATGGAGACTACAATGGCAGCAATGGAAGCAATTACAACAACTCAGACGCTGTCGATG GTCCAAAATCGTttgacaacagcagcaacaacaactgcaacagctATAGCCCCTACACACCCACTCAGCCACAGCAACCCAAGACCCCAcccatgcaacagcagcagcagcaacagcaagcgtatcagcagcagcagtatccTACGCCGCCTGCCACTCCGCTGCAGtatcagcaggagcagcagtcgCCGCGTCAGGAGTTCCGCAGTGTGGCCATGCCCACATCGCCAGCTGTCAGCGTCTACACACGTCAGACGGAAAGTCCTCGCTCTCCCTTCGAGCGTCAGACGGAGAGTCCCCGCTCGCCCTTTGAGCAGCAACGATCACCAGCAGCCAACTCTCCCCTGGCTAATGcaccgcaacaacaacagcagcaacagcagcagcaacagcagcagcaacaacagcagcaacagcagcagcaacaggcagccCAATCCGTGCCGTGGCGTACACAGCGTGCTCAGCCTgccccacagcagcagcaggccccaCAGCATCCACAGCCCATCTACAACAatgtacagcagcagcagcagcagcagcagcaacagcaacagcaacagcaacagcaacagcaacaaagatCTCGCGATGTCTTCAGCCCAGGACGGATTGAGACATCAGCAGCAACCAATTTCAATGCACAGCCGCTGCAGCAACAGAACTTTGGCCAGCAACAAACACAATATCCAGGAGCAGCAAAGCCG ACCAACGTTGGATCGCTCTACATTGCTCCCCTGGCTCAGCCCACAGAGCCCCAGGCACAGCGCATTCtgctccagcaacagcagcaaacaccGTCCCGCGACTCGCCCATGCGTCAGttgccacaacagcagcaacagcaactacaacagcagcagcagcagcaaccacagcAACCGCAGAGCAACCAACCGCTGCGTTGGCTCAGCTCTCAGCCAGCAAGCAAGGAACAGGCACCCTGGGCTCGTCCCGAGGAAAATGGCAATGTACTGCCCTCGACCTTGAGGCAGACCACGCCGgcgccccagtcccagccacagcagccgccACAGTCTCAGACATCTTTCTACCAGCCACAATTGGTACAAGGCAATGGCTATGGCCCCACTGCGGGTCCTGTTTCGGCTCCGTCTGCAGCAATCGGTCAGCAGAACTTTGGATCGCATCCTCAGGCAGGGGGACTGCGCTTGCAGATCAACTTGAACACGAAtggcagcaacaataataCCACTCAAAGCGGTCCAAGG GAGCGCATCATACCCATAACACTGGAGCAGACCCCAACCTATGCCGCTGCACAACCCAACTTTGGTG CGCCTGGTGGGCACATAATACGCTCAGCTAATCAATTTGTCGATCAAGGTTACAACAATTATCCAGCCCAGTCCAGCCACCCGCACACGCAGTGGCGTGAGCCCAGCTCCCAGCGTGTCCTGTCGCCCAACCTCCAGGCTCCTCCAACGGGCAACgggatcagcagcagcaacgggaATGCCAATGGAGCGCGGATTATACCCATTTCGATTGAGGGCGGACGGGGGGGACCCGTCTCCCAGTCTCCAGTGCTGCTTCAAAA TGGCAATTACAATGTGTATGTGCACCAGTGTCCGCTCGAGGCGGAGATACTCTACAGAAAGAATCGTCTCAG CGATCCGCGCTCACCGCCCATCCAATCGAAATCGTTTAGAATATTGCAAAAGATAACCGACACGGTGGACGATGGCAGCGGTGGAGAGCCCCCGCGCCAAGAGTCCCCGCTGCAGCAGCCAGCGTCCCTGGACGAGGCCGGGGTGCCGCAGTTGCAGCGGCCCCAGTTCGCGCGCCAGATGAGCGCCCAGCAGGCACGCAATAGTCCGACCATTGAGCAGATGAGGCGCCTGCAACTGGCCCAGGATCAGCAGCAGTCGGGTACGCCTTTAGCTTGGTCCCCGCAAG GTAACGGAGTCTTGGCCCAGAATCGCTTTACGCCCCAACGTTATG ATACACCCCAACAACAATCACAGCAATATGTGCCGCCCAGTGAACAGCAGGTGCCGGAACCGAAGAAATATACCGGCAGTGCTATACCCAGTCGATCATTCAAAATCCTACAGGCAATGACAACACCCGAAAATGCCG GACCTGGACAATCGGATCTATAA
- the LOC6902632 gene encoding putative mediator of RNA polymerase II transcription subunit 26 isoform X14 — protein sequence MATSTLQSPAASPSPSSTPSSVKNPQLKRVVYSKYRELLGSYNDKANAIIDTLPAYMVRQDRGFQLSELPLTADTKNCMESSYGQRGAGGGGSGGGGYEAPACVQNAMMTKDKKPFTYTPGGIDLSQIRSERMAKRLARNAQSEGATGAAQQNRPAQPQSPGGAPNAANAMGAAAMGMPFQVLPPPPPPPQPQTQGPKSFDNSSNNNCNSYSPYTPTQPQQPKTPPMQQQQQQQQAYQQQQYPTPPATPLQYQQEQQSPRQEFRSVAMPTSPAVSVYTRQTESPRSPFERQTESPRSPFEQQRSPAANSPLANAPQQQQQQQQQQQQQQQQQQQQQQQAAQSVPWRTQRAQPAPQQQQAPQHPQPIYNNVQQQQQQQQQQQQQQQQQQQQRSRDVFSPGRIETSAATNFNAQPLQQQNFGQQQTQYPGAAKPTNVGSLYIAPLAQPTEPQAQRILLQQQQQTPSRDSPMRQLPQQQQQQLQQQQQQQPQQPQSNQPLRWLSSQPASKEQAPWARPEENGNVLPSTLRQTTPAPQSQPQQPPQSQTSFYQPQLVQGNGYGPTAGPVSAPSAAIGQQNFGSHPQAGGLRLQINLNTNGSNNNTTQSGPRERIIPITLEQTPTYAAAQPNFGAPGGHIIRSANQFVDQGYNNYPAQSSHPHTQWREPSSQRVLSPNLQAPPTGNGISSSNGNANGARIIPISIEGGRGGPVSQSPVLLQNDPRSPPIQSKSFRILQKITDTVDDGSGGEPPRQESPLQQPASLDEAGVPQLQRPQFARQMSAQQARNSPTIEQMRRLQLAQDQQQSGTPLAWSPQGNGVLAQNRFTPQRYDTPQQQSQQYVPPSEQQVPEPKKYTGSAIPSRSFKILQAMTTPENAGPGQSDL from the exons CTATGGACAACGcggggcaggaggaggcggctcAGGAGGTGGAGGCTACGAGGCCCCGGCCTGCGTACAGAATGCGATGATGACAAAAGACAAGAAGCCGTTCACCTACACCCCAGGCGGCATAGATCTCTCCCAGATCCGGTCGGAGCGCATGGCCAAACGGTTGGCGCGCAACGCCCAGTCGGAGGGTGCCACAGGAGCCGCCCAACAAAACAGACCCGCCCAGCCACAATCGCCAGGGGGAGCCCCCAATGCGGCCAACGCGATGGGCGCAGCTGCCATGGGGATGCCTTTCCAggtgctgccgccgccgccaccgccaccgcaaCCACAGACACAGG GTCCAAAATCGTttgacaacagcagcaacaacaactgcaacagctATAGCCCCTACACACCCACTCAGCCACAGCAACCCAAGACCCCAcccatgcaacagcagcagcagcaacagcaagcgtatcagcagcagcagtatccTACGCCGCCTGCCACTCCGCTGCAGtatcagcaggagcagcagtcgCCGCGTCAGGAGTTCCGCAGTGTGGCCATGCCCACATCGCCAGCTGTCAGCGTCTACACACGTCAGACGGAAAGTCCTCGCTCTCCCTTCGAGCGTCAGACGGAGAGTCCCCGCTCGCCCTTTGAGCAGCAACGATCACCAGCAGCCAACTCTCCCCTGGCTAATGcaccgcaacaacaacagcagcaacagcagcagcaacagcagcagcaacaacagcagcaacagcagcagcaacaggcagccCAATCCGTGCCGTGGCGTACACAGCGTGCTCAGCCTgccccacagcagcagcaggccccaCAGCATCCACAGCCCATCTACAACAatgtacagcagcagcagcagcagcagcagcaacagcaacagcaacagcaacagcaacagcaacaaagatCTCGCGATGTCTTCAGCCCAGGACGGATTGAGACATCAGCAGCAACCAATTTCAATGCACAGCCGCTGCAGCAACAGAACTTTGGCCAGCAACAAACACAATATCCAGGAGCAGCAAAGCCG ACCAACGTTGGATCGCTCTACATTGCTCCCCTGGCTCAGCCCACAGAGCCCCAGGCACAGCGCATTCtgctccagcaacagcagcaaacaccGTCCCGCGACTCGCCCATGCGTCAGttgccacaacagcagcaacagcaactacaacagcagcagcagcagcaaccacagcAACCGCAGAGCAACCAACCGCTGCGTTGGCTCAGCTCTCAGCCAGCAAGCAAGGAACAGGCACCCTGGGCTCGTCCCGAGGAAAATGGCAATGTACTGCCCTCGACCTTGAGGCAGACCACGCCGgcgccccagtcccagccacagcagccgccACAGTCTCAGACATCTTTCTACCAGCCACAATTGGTACAAGGCAATGGCTATGGCCCCACTGCGGGTCCTGTTTCGGCTCCGTCTGCAGCAATCGGTCAGCAGAACTTTGGATCGCATCCTCAGGCAGGGGGACTGCGCTTGCAGATCAACTTGAACACGAAtggcagcaacaataataCCACTCAAAGCGGTCCAAGG GAGCGCATCATACCCATAACACTGGAGCAGACCCCAACCTATGCCGCTGCACAACCCAACTTTGGTG CGCCTGGTGGGCACATAATACGCTCAGCTAATCAATTTGTCGATCAAGGTTACAACAATTATCCAGCCCAGTCCAGCCACCCGCACACGCAGTGGCGTGAGCCCAGCTCCCAGCGTGTCCTGTCGCCCAACCTCCAGGCTCCTCCAACGGGCAACgggatcagcagcagcaacgggaATGCCAATGGAGCGCGGATTATACCCATTTCGATTGAGGGCGGACGGGGGGGACCCGTCTCCCAGTCTCCAGTGCTGCTTCAAAA CGATCCGCGCTCACCGCCCATCCAATCGAAATCGTTTAGAATATTGCAAAAGATAACCGACACGGTGGACGATGGCAGCGGTGGAGAGCCCCCGCGCCAAGAGTCCCCGCTGCAGCAGCCAGCGTCCCTGGACGAGGCCGGGGTGCCGCAGTTGCAGCGGCCCCAGTTCGCGCGCCAGATGAGCGCCCAGCAGGCACGCAATAGTCCGACCATTGAGCAGATGAGGCGCCTGCAACTGGCCCAGGATCAGCAGCAGTCGGGTACGCCTTTAGCTTGGTCCCCGCAAG GTAACGGAGTCTTGGCCCAGAATCGCTTTACGCCCCAACGTTATG ATACACCCCAACAACAATCACAGCAATATGTGCCGCCCAGTGAACAGCAGGTGCCGGAACCGAAGAAATATACCGGCAGTGCTATACCCAGTCGATCATTCAAAATCCTACAGGCAATGACAACACCCGAAAATGCCG GACCTGGACAATCGGATCTATAA
- the LOC6902632 gene encoding putative mediator of RNA polymerase II transcription subunit 26 isoform X11, giving the protein MATSTLQSPAASPSPSSTPSSVKNPQLKRVVYSKYRELLGSYNDKANAIIDTLPAYMVRQDRGFQLSELPLTADTKNCMESSYGQRGAGGGGSGGGGYEAPACVQNAMMTKDKKPFTYTPGGIDLSQIRSERMAKRLARNAQSEGATGAAQQNRPAQPQSPGGAPNAANAMGAAAMGMPFQVLPPPPPPPQPQTQGKNGSQFGAAAAAAPPPPPPQQPSTLAPPTGRLSAPGSPATARKSPTPQRFEPPPLGFRPEIKIPANPMAALRKVPPPVEKNTFWKDEYVKDRSKSPLPETTSTTSNQNGDYNGSNGSNYNNSDAVDGPKSFDNSSNNNCNSYSPYTPTQPQQPKTPPMQQQQQQQQAYQQQQYPTPPATPLQYQQEQQSPRQEFRSVAMPTSPAVSVYTRQTESPRSPFERQTESPRSPFEQQRSPAANSPLANAPQQQQQQQQQQQQQQQQQQQQQQQAAQSVPWRTQRAQPAPQQQQAPQHPQPIYNNVQQQQQQQQQQQQQQQQQQQQRSRDVFSPGRIETSAATNFNAQPLQQQNFGQQQTQYPGAAKPTNVGSLYIAPLAQPTEPQAQRILLQQQQQTPSRDSPMRQLPQQQQQQLQQQQQQQPQQPQSNQPLRWLSSQPASKEQAPWARPEENGNVLPSTLRQTTPAPQSQPQQPPQSQTSFYQPQLVQGNGYGPTAGPVSAPSAAIGQQNFGSHPQAGGLRLQINLNTNGSNNNTTQSGPRERIIPITLEQTPTYAAAQPNFGAPGGHIIRSANQFVDQGYNNYPAQSSHPHTQWREPSSQRVLSPNLQAPPTGNGISSSNGNANGARIIPISIEGGRGGPVSQSPVLLQNDPRSPPIQSKSFRILQKITDTVDDGSGGEPPRQESPLQQPASLDEAGVPQLQRPQFARQMSAQQARNSPTIEQMRRLQLAQDQQQSGTPLAWSPQGNGVLAQNRFTPQRYDTPQQQSQQYVPPSEQQVPEPKKYTGSAIPSRSFKILQAMTTPENAGPGQSDL; this is encoded by the exons CTATGGACAACGcggggcaggaggaggcggctcAGGAGGTGGAGGCTACGAGGCCCCGGCCTGCGTACAGAATGCGATGATGACAAAAGACAAGAAGCCGTTCACCTACACCCCAGGCGGCATAGATCTCTCCCAGATCCGGTCGGAGCGCATGGCCAAACGGTTGGCGCGCAACGCCCAGTCGGAGGGTGCCACAGGAGCCGCCCAACAAAACAGACCCGCCCAGCCACAATCGCCAGGGGGAGCCCCCAATGCGGCCAACGCGATGGGCGCAGCTGCCATGGGGATGCCTTTCCAggtgctgccgccgccgccaccgccaccgcaaCCACAGACACAGGGTAAGAACGGCTCTCAATttggtgccgctgctgctgctgcacccccaccaccacccccccaaCAACCCAGCACACTAGCGCCACCCACGGGCCGACTCAGTGCCCCAGGTTCGCCTGCCACGGCCCGCAAGTCTCCGACCCCGCAGCGCTTCGAGCCTCCCCCATTGGGCTTCCGTCCGGAAATCAAGATTCCGGCGAACCCAATGGCCGCTCTGCGAAAGGTCCCACCACCGGTGGAGAAGAACACATTCTGGAAGGATGAGTATGTCAAGGACCGCTCCAAGAGTCCCCTGCCAGAGACtaccagcaccaccagcaaccAAAATGGAGACTACAATGGCAGCAATGGAAGCAATTACAACAACTCAGACGCTGTCGATG GTCCAAAATCGTttgacaacagcagcaacaacaactgcaacagctATAGCCCCTACACACCCACTCAGCCACAGCAACCCAAGACCCCAcccatgcaacagcagcagcagcaacagcaagcgtatcagcagcagcagtatccTACGCCGCCTGCCACTCCGCTGCAGtatcagcaggagcagcagtcgCCGCGTCAGGAGTTCCGCAGTGTGGCCATGCCCACATCGCCAGCTGTCAGCGTCTACACACGTCAGACGGAAAGTCCTCGCTCTCCCTTCGAGCGTCAGACGGAGAGTCCCCGCTCGCCCTTTGAGCAGCAACGATCACCAGCAGCCAACTCTCCCCTGGCTAATGcaccgcaacaacaacagcagcaacagcagcagcaacagcagcagcaacaacagcagcaacagcagcagcaacaggcagccCAATCCGTGCCGTGGCGTACACAGCGTGCTCAGCCTgccccacagcagcagcaggccccaCAGCATCCACAGCCCATCTACAACAatgtacagcagcagcagcagcagcagcagcaacagcaacagcaacagcaacagcaacagcaacaaagatCTCGCGATGTCTTCAGCCCAGGACGGATTGAGACATCAGCAGCAACCAATTTCAATGCACAGCCGCTGCAGCAACAGAACTTTGGCCAGCAACAAACACAATATCCAGGAGCAGCAAAGCCG ACCAACGTTGGATCGCTCTACATTGCTCCCCTGGCTCAGCCCACAGAGCCCCAGGCACAGCGCATTCtgctccagcaacagcagcaaacaccGTCCCGCGACTCGCCCATGCGTCAGttgccacaacagcagcaacagcaactacaacagcagcagcagcagcaaccacagcAACCGCAGAGCAACCAACCGCTGCGTTGGCTCAGCTCTCAGCCAGCAAGCAAGGAACAGGCACCCTGGGCTCGTCCCGAGGAAAATGGCAATGTACTGCCCTCGACCTTGAGGCAGACCACGCCGgcgccccagtcccagccacagcagccgccACAGTCTCAGACATCTTTCTACCAGCCACAATTGGTACAAGGCAATGGCTATGGCCCCACTGCGGGTCCTGTTTCGGCTCCGTCTGCAGCAATCGGTCAGCAGAACTTTGGATCGCATCCTCAGGCAGGGGGACTGCGCTTGCAGATCAACTTGAACACGAAtggcagcaacaataataCCACTCAAAGCGGTCCAAGG GAGCGCATCATACCCATAACACTGGAGCAGACCCCAACCTATGCCGCTGCACAACCCAACTTTGGTG CGCCTGGTGGGCACATAATACGCTCAGCTAATCAATTTGTCGATCAAGGTTACAACAATTATCCAGCCCAGTCCAGCCACCCGCACACGCAGTGGCGTGAGCCCAGCTCCCAGCGTGTCCTGTCGCCCAACCTCCAGGCTCCTCCAACGGGCAACgggatcagcagcagcaacgggaATGCCAATGGAGCGCGGATTATACCCATTTCGATTGAGGGCGGACGGGGGGGACCCGTCTCCCAGTCTCCAGTGCTGCTTCAAAA CGATCCGCGCTCACCGCCCATCCAATCGAAATCGTTTAGAATATTGCAAAAGATAACCGACACGGTGGACGATGGCAGCGGTGGAGAGCCCCCGCGCCAAGAGTCCCCGCTGCAGCAGCCAGCGTCCCTGGACGAGGCCGGGGTGCCGCAGTTGCAGCGGCCCCAGTTCGCGCGCCAGATGAGCGCCCAGCAGGCACGCAATAGTCCGACCATTGAGCAGATGAGGCGCCTGCAACTGGCCCAGGATCAGCAGCAGTCGGGTACGCCTTTAGCTTGGTCCCCGCAAG GTAACGGAGTCTTGGCCCAGAATCGCTTTACGCCCCAACGTTATG ATACACCCCAACAACAATCACAGCAATATGTGCCGCCCAGTGAACAGCAGGTGCCGGAACCGAAGAAATATACCGGCAGTGCTATACCCAGTCGATCATTCAAAATCCTACAGGCAATGACAACACCCGAAAATGCCG GACCTGGACAATCGGATCTATAA